The following are encoded in a window of Bacteroidales bacterium genomic DNA:
- a CDS encoding four helix bundle protein — translation MIRFRFEQLEIWKFASEISNQLFDLADLLTEKKKYKFAEQLNAAAMSITNNIAEGSGSYSDKDFANFLNIARRSTFECANIIAITLMRGYIPKEVKEEHFEKLNHLSSMISNFRKTLLKTIDK, via the coding sequence ATGATAAGATTTAGATTTGAACAACTGGAAATATGGAAATTTGCCAGCGAAATTTCAAATCAGCTTTTCGACCTTGCCGATCTTTTAACCGAAAAGAAGAAATACAAATTTGCTGAGCAGTTAAATGCGGCAGCCATGAGTATTACGAATAACATTGCCGAAGGTTCCGGCTCTTATTCTGATAAGGATTTTGCTAATTTTTTGAATATTGCAAGGCGATCAACATTTGAATGTGCCAATATTATCGCCATAACTTTAATGAGAGGATACATTCCCAAAGAAGTTAAGGAGGAGCATTTCGAAAAATTGAATCATCTAAGCAGCATGATTTCCAATTTCAGAAAAACCCTCCTCAAAACAATTGATAAATAA
- the cysD gene encoding sulfate adenylyltransferase subunit CysD, whose translation MNGYKLTHLQELEAEAIHIIREVAAEFQNPVMLYSIGKDSSVMVRLAEKAFYPGKVPFPLMHIDSKWKFSEMITFRENYTLEKGWDLIVHYNKAAFESGVGPFTHGSKVHTDIMKTEALLEGLTKYGFDAAFGGARRDEEKSRAKERIFSFRDQYHQWEPKSQRPELWNIYNTRIHKGESIRVFPLSNWTELDIWQYIRLEKIPIVPLYYAKKRPVVKYNDAWVLVDDDRMPPELAAKAEMKMVRFRTLGCYPLTGAIESEADTIEKIVEEMMTTTVSERTTRVIDFDQDGSMEQKKREGYF comes from the coding sequence ATGAACGGATATAAACTAACACACCTGCAGGAACTCGAAGCGGAAGCCATCCACATCATCCGCGAGGTGGCTGCCGAATTTCAAAACCCGGTAATGCTTTATTCTATTGGCAAGGACTCCTCCGTGATGGTGCGTCTGGCTGAGAAAGCTTTCTATCCCGGCAAGGTGCCTTTCCCATTGATGCACATCGATTCCAAATGGAAGTTTTCGGAGATGATCACCTTTCGCGAGAACTACACGCTCGAGAAAGGCTGGGATCTGATCGTGCATTACAACAAAGCCGCTTTCGAGAGTGGGGTAGGACCTTTTACTCATGGCAGCAAGGTACACACCGATATTATGAAGACAGAGGCGCTGCTGGAAGGACTTACCAAATATGGTTTCGATGCAGCATTTGGTGGCGCCCGTCGCGATGAGGAGAAGTCGCGCGCCAAAGAACGTATCTTTAGCTTCCGCGATCAGTATCACCAGTGGGAGCCCAAAAGCCAGCGACCGGAGCTTTGGAATATCTACAATACCCGCATTCACAAAGGCGAGTCGATACGTGTATTCCCGCTCTCCAACTGGACAGAACTCGACATCTGGCAATACATCCGGCTGGAGAAAATTCCCATCGTGCCCCTTTACTATGCTAAAAAGCGGCCTGTGGTGAAATACAACGATGCCTGGGTGCTCGTGGACGACGACCGCATGCCGCCCGAACTTGCTGCTAAGGCAGAGATGAAGATGGTACGCTTTCGCACCCTCGGATGCTACCCGCTCACCGGCGCCATCGAGTCGGAAGCCGACACCATCGAAAAGATCGTCGAAGAGATGATGACCACCACCGTAAGCGAACGCACCACCCGCGTCATCGACTTCGACCAGGACGGCAGCATGGAGCAAAAGAAGAGGGAAGGATATTTTTAG
- the cysC gene encoding adenylyl-sulfate kinase → MITRAEKEQLLHQHSRVVWFTGLPGAGKTTLALALEKRLYEKGHLTQVLDGDIIRKGINSNLCFTIQDRTENIRRIAEVSKLLVRSGVITINSFISPTRAIRRMARQIIGRADFIEIYVSTPIEICEKRDPKGFYKDARAGLIKNFTGVDAPFEPPEQAALAIDTSQFTIAQSIDKIMTIILPEITYQHERI, encoded by the coding sequence TTGATCACCCGTGCCGAAAAGGAGCAGTTGTTGCACCAGCATTCGAGGGTTGTCTGGTTTACGGGTTTGCCGGGAGCCGGAAAAACCACGCTTGCCCTGGCTCTTGAGAAGCGGCTTTATGAGAAAGGTCACCTGACGCAGGTGCTCGACGGCGACATCATCCGCAAAGGCATCAACAGCAACCTGTGTTTTACCATACAGGACCGCACTGAAAACATCCGCCGCATTGCCGAGGTTTCTAAACTCCTGGTTCGTAGCGGAGTAATTACCATCAACAGCTTTATCAGTCCTACCCGGGCAATACGCCGGATGGCACGCCAGATCATCGGCAGGGCCGATTTTATAGAAATCTACGTAAGTACACCCATCGAAATTTGCGAAAAGCGCGATCCCAAAGGCTTTTACAAAGATGCCCGCGCAGGGCTTATCAAAAACTTTACCGGTGTGGATGCTCCTTTTGAGCCACCAGAGCAAGCTGCCCTCGCCATCGACACCAGTCAATTTACCATTGCGCAAAGCATCGACAAAATTATGACCATCATCTTACCTGAAATAACTTATCAACATGAACGGATATAA
- a CDS encoding SLC13 family permease — protein MLTFEGIIVLAVIIFIIVSLYTGLIGPAYTFIAGILVLGMFGILTPAEILSGFANEQILIVLMLLMIGEMIRNTGVLEGFFDYFFKRAKTYRSFLTRMVLSVSTLSAFLNNTPLVAILMPYVNTWSQRNKVSPSKLLIPLSYAAILGGTATLIGTSTNLIVNGLIQAQTVIPGFSTFDIFDFAWAGLPMIVLGSLFLIFFSNKLLPSRRDVMDDFVENTRRYLVETRIRSESSLPGKSVKQAELRSLNGLFLAEIIRGDTRLRPVNPNEILQKDDVLVFAGDTNTIAELVKTRSGLELSELGMYRRKDHTEAIEVVISHNSNLAGNTVKEAMIRSKYDAAVVALHRNGERIAGKLGNVKLRPGDVLLLIAGNDFNKLSMNTQDFYLISRVKDYRRTKPYESVLLIGGLMLAVFLSATKLVSLFLSLAILITIVLLIKLINPKDLPKTVDFNLAIIIAMSLALGIAMLKSGVASHIGYFLVDILMPFGTLTILFGIYIISAVLSAYINNKAAVAILFPIMLTISIKMNVNPMPLVLIMTYAAAASFLTPIGYQTNLMVYGPGGYTFHDFFRIGFPLTLLYMVVSVGIVYAVFF, from the coding sequence ATGCTAACCTTCGAAGGCATCATCGTTCTGGCAGTCATCATCTTCATCATCGTGTCGTTGTACACGGGATTGATAGGGCCTGCTTATACTTTCATCGCCGGTATTCTGGTGCTTGGTATGTTTGGCATCCTCACGCCCGCCGAAATATTAAGCGGGTTTGCCAATGAGCAGATTTTGATCGTTCTCATGTTGTTGATGATTGGTGAGATGATAAGAAATACCGGTGTGCTCGAAGGATTTTTTGATTACTTCTTTAAGCGCGCCAAAACCTACCGTAGTTTTTTGACGCGCATGGTGCTGAGTGTCTCTACCCTCTCGGCATTTTTAAACAATACTCCGCTGGTAGCTATTCTGATGCCTTATGTAAATACATGGAGCCAGCGCAACAAGGTGAGCCCATCCAAGTTGCTCATACCGCTTTCGTACGCTGCCATTTTGGGAGGAACAGCTACGCTTATTGGCACCAGCACCAACCTTATTGTGAATGGACTGATACAGGCACAAACGGTGATTCCCGGCTTTTCGACATTTGATATTTTTGATTTTGCCTGGGCGGGTTTACCGATGATCGTCCTAGGCTCGCTGTTTTTGATATTTTTCAGCAACAAGCTTTTGCCTTCGCGGCGCGATGTGATGGACGACTTTGTGGAAAACACGCGTCGTTATCTGGTGGAGACACGCATCCGCAGCGAATCGTCGCTTCCCGGGAAAAGTGTAAAACAAGCAGAGCTGCGAAGTCTTAATGGGCTGTTTCTGGCCGAGATAATCCGTGGTGACACGCGGCTGCGCCCTGTCAATCCCAACGAGATATTGCAAAAGGACGACGTGCTGGTTTTTGCCGGCGATACCAACACCATTGCGGAACTGGTAAAAACGCGCTCAGGCCTTGAGCTTTCAGAGCTTGGGATGTACCGCCGAAAAGATCATACAGAGGCCATCGAGGTGGTGATATCACACAACTCCAACCTTGCCGGCAACACGGTAAAAGAAGCCATGATTCGCAGTAAATACGATGCTGCCGTCGTGGCGCTGCATCGCAATGGCGAGCGTATTGCCGGAAAGCTTGGAAACGTGAAACTGCGCCCCGGCGACGTATTGCTACTCATAGCAGGCAACGACTTTAATAAGCTCAGCATGAACACACAGGATTTTTATCTCATTTCACGTGTAAAAGATTACCGCCGCACCAAGCCTTACGAATCGGTGCTGCTCATTGGCGGACTAATGCTTGCTGTTTTTCTCTCAGCTACCAAATTGGTATCGTTGTTTCTTTCGCTTGCCATCCTCATCACCATCGTGCTACTTATCAAACTCATCAACCCCAAGGATCTTCCAAAGACGGTCGATTTCAACCTGGCCATCATCATCGCTATGTCCCTGGCACTGGGCATTGCTATGCTCAAGTCGGGTGTGGCCAGCCATATTGGGTATTTCCTGGTCGATATCCTGATGCCTTTTGGGACATTAACCATACTTTTTGGCATTTATATCATTTCGGCAGTCCTTAGCGCCTATATTAACAATAAGGCAGCAGTTGCTATTCTTTTTCCAATCATGCTTACCATTTCTATAAAGATGAACGTCAACCCGATGCCGCTGGTACTCATAATGACCTACGCGGCAGCGGCCAGTTTTCTCACACCTATCGGTTATCAAACCAACCTGATGGTGTATGGTCCCGGAGGCTACACGTTCCACGACTTTTTCAGGATTGGCTTTCCGCTTACGCTATTGTATATGGTGGTTTCGGTCGGGATCGTGTATGCGGTGTTCTTTTGA
- a CDS encoding UpxY family transcription antiterminator, which translates to MDVPRIEYRVVKVTKPAQKPVAKWLVIYTAPRAEKRVHERLCESGIHSYLPLYTTLRQWKDRRKKVELPLFNSYVFVKVTERERYNVLQVQGVVRFLFFLGKPAVVRQKEIDAIEKFLNKTQGYRIKVEAGQDVEIAGGPLEGVYGKVLRVGKTKLVLQIEQMGVSVVAELDRGQVRTKQ; encoded by the coding sequence ATGGATGTTCCAAGAATTGAATACAGGGTAGTAAAAGTTACCAAACCGGCTCAAAAACCTGTGGCTAAGTGGCTCGTGATATACACTGCGCCGCGCGCCGAAAAACGGGTACACGAGCGGCTTTGCGAAAGTGGTATTCATAGCTATCTTCCACTTTACACCACGCTGCGCCAATGGAAAGACCGCCGCAAAAAGGTGGAGCTGCCTTTGTTCAACTCCTATGTATTTGTGAAAGTAACAGAACGTGAGCGTTATAATGTGTTGCAGGTTCAGGGAGTAGTTCGGTTTTTATTTTTTTTGGGCAAGCCGGCTGTTGTTCGTCAGAAAGAGATTGATGCCATCGAAAAGTTTCTCAACAAAACCCAGGGCTATCGCATAAAAGTGGAGGCCGGACAGGATGTAGAGATTGCCGGCGGGCCGCTGGAAGGCGTTTACGGAAAGGTGCTTCGGGTGGGCAAAACCAAGCTGGTGCTACAGATCGAGCAGATGGGTGTGTCGGTGGTGGCCGAGTTAGACCGCGGTCAGGTGCGAACAAAGCAATAG